A window of Hymenobacter aerilatus contains these coding sequences:
- a CDS encoding SusC/RagA family TonB-linked outer membrane protein, which yields MTPSLLVPVPSRVRTRPNAAYTLLVGLLLGAGPVCAAGTPSYFPHRANVNAPFFLNITGTVRDAKGEVIPGVSVVLKGTTTGTTTDAQGVFRINLPTGNEVLVFSSIGFKKQEIIVSGRTTLDVKMVEESAALNEVVVVGYGTQSRVSLTGAVATIDMNKIDELPVGDLSTALVGQQPGVGVSGGTGRPGDKGSITVRNPVVKSKDGGTTSPLYVIDNVVRTEEDFNLLDQSEVEAISVLKDAAAAIYGARSNQGVVVVTTRRGQVGAPKFSYSGSVGVSDAVRLPSMMSGLEHATYLNNYNLYRGRPDTDPAYYTPDELEYFATHDTNWLKQAWKPSVVTRNALNVSGGGERATYFASVTYNRQNGNFDNINSDKWTFRASTDVTVARGLKAGLSLSGDLYKQRMYYFKQGQESVENDMRSLLWTPRFSAFYIDGVPAYQAPGFGNTNSIEATHFFEIQNSNNYTSQRNTGLNLTANIDYELPFVKGLKARVLYARILDNNFGKQYGTFYNVTEFAGLGEHRHIPGGNVVQVRSIRNGDIVRVVPSYSDRYQFNGYLNYDQQFGQHRISALAFFEQAETRFEETKNYRTGTVPGGYDNMRFATGEQVTEETNTEVGILSYAGRINYSYADKYFVELAARYDGSTNFAPEYRWGLFPSLSAGWVISEERFFPRTPVVSFLKIRGSVGLLGGDATRAYNWQENYQFQIGKGAVFNGNNDRTLTASPNNAMANRRARWDNNTKYNAGIDARFLNDRLSFTLDGFFDHRYNMLTGITASAPLLIGAPIPSENYSTINGFGYEVSLGWGDNITPDLSYRLNTFFAWSDDKQVKIDVEQGRRNTYRDLTGRSSDPGVEGYKYLGMFRSDDDIERFFASNPQLDRNTYRLFGDVPRPGMLYYEDIRGPKDANGQYTAPDGKITEDDMTYLTHKASNHYSLGVNPSIKFKGFSFQATMGMSFGGMSTVEGSARKVATANSNRPAFWADHWTEDNRDAKYPAPYTSNTYDRTSEFWFRSALTAGMRNATISYTFPTALVNQVKMSSVKVFLVAVNPLNFYNPYDYKVYGGAYDSYPTMRSFSLGLNVGL from the coding sequence ATGACCCCTTCTCTACTTGTTCCTGTACCCTCACGCGTCCGCACCCGGCCAAACGCAGCGTATACGCTGCTGGTAGGATTGCTGCTGGGCGCGGGCCCTGTCTGCGCGGCCGGTACTCCCTCCTACTTCCCCCATCGGGCCAACGTCAACGCTCCGTTTTTTCTGAACATAACAGGTACGGTGCGTGATGCCAAGGGCGAGGTTATTCCGGGGGTGAGTGTGGTACTGAAAGGCACAACCACTGGCACAACCACCGACGCCCAGGGGGTGTTCCGCATCAACCTGCCTACCGGCAACGAGGTACTGGTGTTCAGCTCCATTGGCTTCAAGAAGCAGGAGATTATCGTGAGTGGCCGCACCACGCTGGATGTGAAGATGGTAGAGGAGTCGGCGGCGCTGAATGAGGTAGTGGTGGTAGGCTACGGCACGCAGTCGCGGGTGAGTCTGACGGGCGCGGTGGCCACCATCGACATGAACAAGATCGATGAGCTGCCGGTAGGCGACCTTTCCACGGCGCTGGTAGGCCAGCAACCCGGCGTGGGTGTGAGTGGCGGCACCGGCCGCCCCGGCGATAAAGGCAGTATCACGGTGCGCAATCCCGTAGTGAAATCCAAAGATGGCGGCACTACCAGCCCGCTCTATGTGATTGACAACGTGGTACGCACGGAAGAGGACTTCAACCTGCTCGACCAATCGGAAGTAGAGGCTATTTCGGTGCTGAAGGACGCGGCCGCCGCCATCTACGGCGCCCGCTCCAACCAGGGCGTAGTGGTGGTAACTACCCGGCGTGGCCAGGTCGGTGCGCCTAAGTTTTCTTACAGCGGCTCGGTGGGTGTTTCCGACGCCGTGCGGCTGCCCTCCATGATGAGCGGCCTGGAGCACGCCACTTACCTCAACAACTACAACCTTTACCGGGGGCGGCCGGACACGGACCCGGCCTACTACACTCCCGATGAGCTGGAGTATTTTGCTACCCACGACACCAACTGGCTGAAACAGGCCTGGAAGCCCTCAGTAGTAACCCGCAATGCGCTGAACGTGAGCGGCGGAGGCGAACGGGCCACGTACTTCGCCTCCGTGACGTACAACCGCCAGAACGGTAACTTCGATAATATCAACTCCGATAAGTGGACGTTTCGGGCTAGCACGGACGTGACTGTGGCCCGCGGTCTGAAAGCCGGCCTCTCGCTTAGCGGCGACCTGTACAAGCAACGCATGTACTACTTCAAGCAGGGCCAGGAAAGCGTAGAGAACGATATGCGCTCCTTGCTCTGGACGCCGCGGTTTTCGGCCTTCTATATTGATGGCGTACCGGCCTACCAGGCCCCTGGCTTTGGCAACACGAATAGCATTGAAGCTACGCACTTCTTCGAAATCCAGAACTCCAACAACTACACCTCGCAGCGCAACACCGGCCTGAACCTGACGGCCAATATCGACTACGAGCTACCTTTTGTGAAGGGCCTGAAGGCCCGCGTGCTGTACGCCCGCATTCTGGACAACAACTTTGGTAAGCAGTACGGTACGTTTTACAACGTGACCGAGTTTGCCGGTCTGGGCGAACATCGGCACATTCCAGGGGGCAACGTGGTGCAGGTCCGCTCCATCCGCAACGGTGATATTGTGCGCGTGGTGCCCAGCTACAGCGACCGGTACCAGTTCAATGGCTACTTAAACTACGACCAGCAGTTTGGGCAGCACCGCATTTCGGCGCTGGCGTTCTTCGAACAGGCCGAAACCCGCTTCGAGGAAACCAAGAACTACCGAACCGGCACCGTGCCCGGCGGCTACGACAACATGCGCTTTGCCACGGGCGAGCAGGTGACGGAAGAAACGAATACCGAGGTAGGCATTCTGTCCTACGCCGGTCGTATCAACTACAGCTACGCCGACAAGTACTTTGTAGAACTGGCCGCCCGCTACGACGGCTCTACCAACTTTGCGCCTGAGTACCGCTGGGGCTTGTTCCCCTCGCTATCGGCGGGCTGGGTGATTTCGGAGGAACGATTCTTCCCCCGCACGCCGGTGGTGAGTTTCCTGAAAATCCGGGGTTCGGTGGGCTTACTGGGCGGTGATGCCACCCGCGCCTACAACTGGCAGGAGAACTACCAGTTCCAGATTGGTAAAGGGGCAGTGTTTAATGGCAACAACGACCGTACGCTGACGGCCTCGCCTAACAACGCCATGGCCAACCGTCGGGCCCGCTGGGACAACAACACCAAGTACAACGCCGGTATCGACGCCCGCTTCCTCAACGACCGGTTGTCGTTTACGCTGGATGGTTTCTTCGACCACCGTTACAACATGCTAACGGGTATTACAGCCTCGGCACCGTTGCTGATTGGGGCACCCATTCCGTCGGAAAACTATTCTACTATCAACGGCTTCGGCTACGAGGTGTCGTTGGGCTGGGGCGATAATATCACCCCGGACCTGTCGTACCGCCTGAATACCTTCTTTGCCTGGAGCGATGATAAGCAGGTGAAGATTGACGTAGAGCAAGGCCGCCGCAACACCTACCGCGACCTAACGGGCCGCTCTAGCGACCCAGGTGTAGAGGGCTACAAATACCTAGGCATGTTCCGCTCAGATGATGATATTGAGCGCTTCTTTGCCAGTAATCCTCAACTGGACAGGAACACTTACCGGCTGTTTGGCGATGTTCCACGTCCCGGCATGCTCTACTACGAGGATATCCGTGGCCCTAAGGACGCCAACGGTCAATACACGGCCCCCGACGGCAAAATCACGGAGGACGACATGACTTACCTCACCCACAAGGCCAGCAACCACTACAGCCTGGGTGTAAACCCCAGCATCAAGTTCAAGGGGTTCAGCTTCCAGGCCACCATGGGCATGTCGTTTGGGGGTATGTCGACGGTAGAGGGCTCGGCTCGCAAAGTAGCTACGGCTAACTCTAATCGCCCCGCTTTCTGGGCCGACCACTGGACGGAAGACAACAGAGATGCCAAGTATCCTGCTCCCTACACCAGCAACACCTACGACCGCACCTCGGAGTTCTGGTTCAGAAGCGCCCTCACGGCTGGCATGCGCAACGCTACCATCTCCTACACCTTCCCTACGGCGCTTGTAAACCAGGTGAAGATGAGCAGCGTGAAGGTATTCTTGGTGGCTGTTAACCCCCTCAATTTTTATAACCCCTACGACTACAAAGTATACGGAGGTGCCTACGATTCCTACCCCACCATGCGCTCTTTCTCGCTGGGTCTGAACGTTGGCCTCTAA
- a CDS encoding XdhC family protein — translation MTELQRLLIAYDAHRAAERPCALATVVDLAGSAYRRPGARMLVTADGQLTGAISGGCLEGDARRRARQCIQRQQPTVVTYDSTDPDDDLQFGSALGCQGIVQILLEPLAFDNARNPLELLRSWWEGVEEPAVVATVFHLDGPSTAPARVGERLLLTASGAVEGSLPTHSALYEHILADARQALADNQPATRSYPSQVGQVRVSLELLRPPVRLTIFGAGNDVKPVVRMAATLGWRVRVVDGRPGLAQATRFPEAETVRVVPVDQVPTLPQDGSFALLMTHNYYYDLAALRHLLDAPTPYIGLLGPRKKYLRLLEELEKDVPDAAQRLQQRLHSPIGLNLGSETPEEIALSIVAEIQAVLSGRPAGFLRDSPHPIHPRIASDGELAASAAVSAVCELGG, via the coding sequence ATGACCGAACTGCAACGCTTGCTCATTGCTTACGACGCGCACCGCGCGGCCGAACGGCCGTGCGCGTTAGCTACGGTGGTTGATCTGGCCGGCTCGGCCTACCGCCGGCCGGGTGCCCGCATGTTGGTAACTGCTGATGGACAATTGACCGGCGCCATCAGCGGCGGCTGCCTGGAAGGCGACGCCCGCCGCCGCGCCCGGCAGTGCATTCAGCGCCAGCAGCCCACCGTCGTCACCTACGACTCTACGGACCCCGACGACGACCTGCAATTTGGCTCGGCGCTGGGCTGCCAGGGCATTGTGCAGATTTTGCTGGAGCCGCTTGCTTTCGACAATGCCCGCAACCCATTGGAGCTGTTGCGCAGTTGGTGGGAAGGGGTAGAAGAGCCGGCCGTTGTAGCGACGGTCTTTCACCTAGATGGCCCTTCCACGGCGCCGGCCAGGGTAGGGGAACGGCTGCTCCTCACAGCCAGCGGCGCAGTGGAAGGCAGCTTGCCTACCCACTCGGCGCTATATGAGCATATCCTGGCAGATGCTCGGCAGGCTTTAGCCGATAACCAGCCAGCTACCCGCAGCTACCCTTCGCAGGTAGGGCAGGTGCGTGTGAGCCTTGAACTGCTGCGGCCACCTGTGCGCCTCACCATCTTCGGGGCTGGCAACGACGTAAAACCCGTGGTCCGTATGGCTGCTACCTTGGGCTGGCGCGTGCGCGTGGTAGATGGCCGCCCCGGTCTGGCGCAGGCCACCCGCTTCCCCGAGGCCGAAACGGTGCGCGTGGTGCCCGTAGACCAGGTGCCTACCCTCCCGCAAGACGGTAGCTTTGCCCTGCTCATGACCCACAACTACTATTATGACCTAGCCGCCCTGCGCCATTTGCTGGATGCGCCCACGCCGTACATTGGTCTGCTGGGACCTCGTAAGAAATATCTGCGCCTACTCGAAGAGCTAGAAAAAGACGTACCCGATGCCGCTCAGCGTCTGCAACAGCGCCTGCACAGCCCCATTGGCTTGAACCTAGGTAGCGAGACACCCGAGGAAATTGCCTTGTCCATTGTGGCCGAAATCCAAGCGGTACTGTCGGGGCGGCCGGCCGGTTTCCTGCGCGACTCACCGCACCCCATTCACCCCCGCATTGCTTCCGATGGGGAGCTGGCCGCCAGCGCGGCTGTATCGGCAGTGTGCGAGCTGGGAGGGTAG
- a CDS encoding sugar phosphate isomerase/epimerase family protein → MSYPPLSRRNFLRTSSLLTAGLLLPWPALPAARKKLTYKVAVVDLMILKRQKLGALPLAKEIGADGVEIDMGGLGQRDTFDSKLADPAMRQEFLDKARELNLEICSLAMTGFYAQSFATRPTYQRMVQDCIDTMKAMNVKVGFLPLGTQGDLRKNPELRPAIVERLKVVGQMAKKANVIIGIETALDAQGEVDLLREIGSKHIQIYFNFSNPLKEGRDLCQELRVLGRKRICQMHATDEDGVWLQNNTRLDMQKVKQTLAEIGWDGWLVVERSRDANDARNVKKNFGANTAYLKSVFQTS, encoded by the coding sequence ATGTCCTACCCCCCACTTTCCCGCCGCAACTTTCTCCGCACCAGCTCCTTGCTCACTGCTGGCCTGTTGCTGCCGTGGCCGGCCCTACCCGCTGCGCGCAAGAAGCTCACCTACAAAGTGGCGGTGGTAGACCTGATGATTTTGAAGCGGCAAAAGCTGGGGGCGCTGCCGCTGGCCAAAGAAATCGGGGCCGATGGCGTGGAGATTGATATGGGCGGCCTGGGCCAGCGCGACACCTTCGACAGCAAGCTAGCCGACCCCGCTATGCGCCAGGAGTTTCTTGACAAAGCCCGCGAGCTGAACTTGGAAATCTGCTCCCTGGCCATGACGGGTTTCTACGCCCAGTCTTTCGCCACGCGCCCTACCTACCAGCGCATGGTGCAGGACTGCATCGACACCATGAAGGCCATGAACGTGAAAGTGGGCTTCCTACCCCTCGGCACCCAGGGCGACCTACGCAAGAACCCCGAGCTGCGCCCCGCCATTGTGGAGCGCCTGAAGGTGGTAGGCCAGATGGCCAAAAAAGCCAACGTTATCATTGGCATCGAAACGGCGCTGGATGCGCAGGGAGAGGTGGACCTGCTGCGCGAAATCGGCTCCAAGCACATTCAGATTTACTTCAACTTCTCCAATCCGCTCAAAGAAGGCCGCGACTTGTGCCAGGAGCTGCGCGTTTTAGGCCGTAAGCGCATCTGCCAGATGCACGCCACCGACGAGGATGGTGTGTGGCTGCAAAACAATACTCGCCTGGACATGCAGAAGGTGAAGCAAACCCTGGCCGAAATAGGTTGGGACGGCTGGCTGGTGGTAGAACGCTCCCGCGACGCCAACGATGCCCGCAATGTGAAAAAGAATTTCGGGGCGAATACGGCCTACTTAAAATCGGTTTTTCAGACAAGCTGA
- a CDS encoding DUF3826 domain-containing protein, producing the protein MSYTLHRLLLAGFVVTAPFLHAAAQSTAPSETPEAAYTRVVTERAAKIVATIQPLEPKKVEPVRDLIAEQYRRLNDLDEQKKAQLTALKAQPKEAQTEEAKKAIEAKSTAALTKLHAQYLKKLGRHLSPAQIDQVKDGMTYGVLPITIKAYNDMLPNLTEAQKTQIVAWLTEAREHAMDAGSSKEKHAWFGKYKGKINNYLSAAGIDMNQAGKDWQARRAAANSK; encoded by the coding sequence ATGAGCTACACCTTACACCGACTATTGTTAGCAGGCTTTGTGGTTACGGCGCCGTTCCTGCACGCCGCCGCACAATCGACCGCGCCTTCCGAAACGCCGGAAGCGGCTTACACCCGCGTAGTGACGGAAAGAGCCGCTAAAATTGTGGCTACCATCCAGCCGCTGGAGCCCAAAAAGGTGGAGCCGGTCCGGGACCTGATTGCGGAGCAGTACCGCCGCCTCAACGACCTGGATGAGCAAAAGAAAGCCCAGCTGACAGCTCTGAAAGCCCAGCCCAAAGAGGCGCAGACCGAAGAAGCCAAAAAGGCCATCGAAGCCAAATCGACGGCGGCCCTGACCAAGCTGCACGCGCAGTACCTGAAAAAGCTGGGCCGCCATCTCTCGCCCGCGCAGATAGACCAAGTGAAGGATGGCATGACCTACGGCGTACTGCCCATCACCATCAAGGCCTACAACGACATGCTGCCCAACCTGACGGAAGCGCAGAAAACGCAGATTGTAGCCTGGCTAACCGAAGCCCGCGAGCATGCCATGGATGCCGGCTCCTCGAAGGAGAAGCACGCGTGGTTTGGCAAGTACAAAGGCAAGATCAACAACTACTTATCGGCGGCCGGCATTGATATGAACCAGGCTGGCAAAGATTGGCAGGCCCGCCGAGCTGCCGCCAATTCTAAGTAA
- a CDS encoding MFS transporter, with protein MSATATPAPDAGFQSVPKDDKRITRGWTFYDWANSVYPLVITSSIFPIYWGSITEELSPETDVVNFLGFEVPGSSLLTYAISAAFLLIALVSPFLTSLADFSGRKKLFMQVFCYLGAASCAALFLFTPDTLTLSTFIFIAATIGFSGSIVFYNSYLPIISSEEQYDSLSARGFSMGYIGSVLLLVICLLLVTFNEALGIEKAFATRLSFLLTGIWWAGFAQITFFSLPADPGRPAASASDSGWLLNGFRELSKVWDQLKQLPNLKIFLLAYFTYNMGVQTVMYVATIFGDKELHLESTALIITILLLQVVGILGAYLFAKLSERIGNTRALSWSVVIWALICVAGYFVQAGWSFYALASVIGLTMGAVQSLSRSTYSKIIPENTPNTAAFFSFFDVTEKLSIVIGTAVFGVIAQITGSMRNSILALIVFFILGLIFLLQLRGKKLRQEPFTTNTIPGPPPATPNVAMPAKKL; from the coding sequence ATGAGTGCTACCGCTACTCCCGCCCCCGACGCGGGCTTTCAGAGCGTACCCAAAGACGACAAGCGCATCACCCGCGGCTGGACGTTCTACGACTGGGCCAACTCGGTATACCCGTTAGTAATTACCTCGTCCATTTTTCCCATCTATTGGGGTAGTATCACGGAAGAGCTAAGTCCTGAAACAGATGTAGTTAACTTCCTAGGGTTTGAGGTGCCAGGCTCATCATTGCTGACGTATGCTATTTCGGCGGCGTTCCTGCTGATAGCGTTGGTTAGCCCGTTCTTAACGTCATTGGCCGACTTTTCGGGGCGTAAGAAGCTCTTCATGCAAGTGTTTTGCTACCTGGGAGCCGCCTCGTGCGCCGCGCTGTTTCTCTTCACCCCGGATACGCTCACGCTTAGCACATTCATCTTTATCGCGGCTACCATCGGCTTTTCGGGTTCTATTGTCTTCTACAATAGCTATTTGCCTATCATCTCTTCAGAAGAACAGTACGATTCTCTATCGGCGCGGGGCTTCTCGATGGGGTACATCGGTTCTGTGCTGCTGCTGGTTATTTGCTTGTTGCTGGTCACCTTCAACGAAGCGCTGGGTATTGAAAAGGCCTTCGCTACGCGGCTAAGCTTTTTGCTAACGGGCATCTGGTGGGCCGGCTTCGCTCAGATTACATTTTTCTCACTCCCCGCCGACCCCGGCCGCCCGGCCGCCTCCGCCTCCGACTCGGGCTGGCTGCTCAATGGCTTCCGGGAGCTGAGCAAAGTGTGGGACCAACTCAAGCAGCTGCCCAACCTGAAGATTTTCCTGCTGGCCTACTTCACCTATAATATGGGGGTGCAGACGGTGATGTACGTAGCCACCATTTTCGGCGACAAGGAGCTGCATCTCGAAAGCACAGCGCTAATTATCACCATTCTGCTGCTGCAAGTGGTGGGCATCTTGGGTGCCTACCTGTTTGCCAAGCTATCGGAGCGCATCGGGAACACGCGCGCCCTGAGCTGGTCGGTGGTCATCTGGGCGCTGATCTGCGTGGCGGGCTATTTCGTGCAGGCCGGGTGGTCGTTTTACGCGTTGGCCTCCGTAATTGGCCTTACCATGGGGGCAGTACAGAGCCTGTCGCGCTCTACCTACTCCAAAATTATTCCCGAAAACACCCCCAATACTGCCGCCTTTTTCAGCTTTTTCGATGTAACCGAGAAGCTGAGCATTGTGATTGGTACAGCCGTATTCGGCGTTATTGCCCAGATTACCGGTTCCATGCGCAATAGCATTCTGGCGCTCATCGTGTTCTTTATTTTGGGGCTGATTTTCCTGCTCCAGTTGCGCGGCAAGAAGCTCCGCCAAGAACCTTTTACCACGAATACGATTCCTGGCCCGCCGCCCGCTACCCCCAACGTGGCCATGCCCGCCAAGAAGCTATAA
- a CDS encoding RagB/SusD family nutrient uptake outer membrane protein gives MKITRYPTLLALSASLLTLAGCQETLDKEDLTAASEALVFQNESLAFLNLSYIYDQNLTNWFGLTGQGLGNTNPSGLSEEVASESKYFEGTITQNDVTDFGTSLNATNNYGKLRTINTFIRAINQSPIPSQPRNLMKGEAMFFRAWRYFDLVRVYGGVPLVLTPLDGVGEEAREAAKLPRNTTTETYNQIITDLDSAIAYLPGKWPSASWGRITKGAAAAFKARVLLTAASPQFNPSDDVAKWQRAFDASKEAKAILDANGFGLHASYDQLWFQEVNNPEAVLVTGYNNSQGAQNRKNNGYDNSTRPAYTGTSGTSNLPTWDIVQAYPMLDGKKPGESTAYPYSMQLFYKNRDPRFDKTIAYNGCTWPLNGNNNFRLWTYLRGTTSVEPSKPTNTSFYLRKAINPTLAPGDVQFAGTDWIELRYAEVLLNLAESACGANNLNEAYTQLKAIRKRAGILPGTGTMYGLTAGMSRAQMFDAILYERQIELAFEGKRFWDLRRWKLIEQKLNGMDKLRKGLTITLKTTAPANFATIRDNLPLDSLYRNYFTITTNIRDTRYQTLRTGIQWKPEYYFFAIPQSAIDNNPNLIQNNGVWGGAFDPLR, from the coding sequence ATGAAAATCACTCGCTACCCTACCCTGCTCGCACTATCGGCCTCGCTGCTCACGCTGGCCGGCTGCCAGGAAACACTGGATAAAGAGGACCTGACGGCTGCCAGCGAGGCTCTGGTGTTCCAGAATGAGTCGTTGGCGTTCCTCAACCTGAGCTATATCTACGACCAGAATTTAACAAACTGGTTTGGTTTGACGGGCCAGGGCTTGGGTAATACCAACCCTAGTGGCTTGTCGGAAGAAGTGGCCAGCGAAAGCAAGTACTTCGAGGGCACCATCACCCAAAACGATGTAACGGATTTTGGGACGTCGCTGAATGCCACGAATAACTACGGCAAGCTGCGTACCATCAACACGTTTATCCGCGCTATTAACCAGTCACCCATTCCGTCGCAGCCCCGCAACCTGATGAAGGGGGAAGCCATGTTTTTCCGGGCGTGGCGCTACTTCGATCTGGTGCGTGTCTACGGCGGGGTGCCGCTGGTGCTCACACCCCTGGACGGTGTAGGCGAGGAAGCCCGGGAAGCGGCTAAACTGCCCCGCAATACCACCACCGAGACCTACAACCAGATTATAACGGACTTGGACTCGGCTATTGCCTACCTGCCCGGCAAGTGGCCTAGCGCATCGTGGGGTCGCATCACCAAGGGCGCCGCCGCGGCCTTCAAGGCGCGGGTGCTGCTCACAGCCGCCAGCCCGCAGTTCAACCCCTCCGACGACGTGGCCAAGTGGCAGCGGGCCTTCGACGCCAGCAAGGAGGCCAAGGCTATCCTGGATGCCAACGGCTTTGGCCTGCACGCCTCTTACGACCAACTCTGGTTTCAGGAGGTGAACAACCCCGAGGCCGTGCTGGTGACGGGCTACAACAACAGCCAGGGCGCCCAGAACAGAAAGAACAACGGCTACGACAACAGCACCCGCCCCGCCTACACGGGCACTAGTGGCACTTCCAACCTACCTACCTGGGATATTGTGCAGGCCTACCCCATGCTCGACGGCAAGAAACCCGGCGAGTCGACGGCCTACCCCTACTCCATGCAACTGTTCTACAAGAACCGCGACCCACGCTTCGATAAGACGATTGCCTACAATGGTTGCACGTGGCCGCTGAACGGCAACAACAACTTCCGCCTTTGGACCTACCTGCGCGGTACCACCAGCGTGGAGCCGTCTAAGCCTACCAATACCAGCTTCTACCTGCGCAAGGCCATCAACCCCACGTTGGCCCCCGGCGATGTGCAGTTTGCCGGCACAGACTGGATTGAGCTTCGCTACGCTGAGGTACTGCTAAACCTGGCCGAAAGCGCCTGCGGCGCTAACAACCTGAACGAAGCCTACACTCAGCTGAAAGCCATCCGGAAGCGGGCGGGCATCCTACCCGGCACGGGTACCATGTACGGCCTGACCGCCGGTATGAGCCGCGCCCAGATGTTCGACGCCATTCTGTACGAGCGGCAGATTGAGTTGGCCTTCGAGGGCAAGCGTTTCTGGGATTTGCGCCGCTGGAAGCTGATCGAACAGAAATTGAATGGTATGGATAAATTACGCAAAGGCCTGACTATCACGCTTAAAACAACAGCTCCCGCTAACTTTGCTACCATCCGGGATAATTTGCCCCTCGATTCACTGTACCGAAACTACTTCACGATTACGACCAACATCCGCGACACGCGCTATCAGACCCTTCGTACAGGCATACAATGGAAGCCGGAGTATTACTTCTTCGCCATACCACAATCTGCCATCGATAACAACCCCAACCTGATTCAGAACAACGGTGTGTGGGGTGGCGCTTTCGACCCGTTGCGATAG
- a CDS encoding nucleotidyltransferase family protein, translating into MKEASPIPVVGVLLLSAGSSSRLGRPKQLLPYEGQSLLRRAATTAVAAVLGPVVVVTGALHAELLPELTDLPVQVVHCPTWQTGMGASLKAGLSVLEHHQPALTSILVLLCDQPHVTPTLLRQLVVTQLATQQPIVAAEYGSVRGVPVLFAESVLPLLRALPDAAGAQQLLRQHPEWVATVPFPAGAVDVDTEAQYAALLRGEEIL; encoded by the coding sequence TTGAAGGAGGCCTCTCCGATACCGGTAGTGGGTGTGCTGCTGCTGTCGGCAGGCTCGTCGTCGCGCTTGGGTAGGCCCAAACAGCTGCTGCCGTACGAAGGCCAAAGCCTGTTGCGCCGGGCTGCCACTACGGCCGTAGCGGCCGTGCTGGGGCCAGTGGTCGTCGTGACGGGTGCCTTGCACGCGGAGCTACTGCCCGAGCTAACAGATCTGCCTGTGCAGGTGGTGCACTGCCCTACCTGGCAAACCGGCATGGGCGCTTCGCTGAAAGCAGGCTTGAGTGTTTTGGAACACCATCAGCCAGCTTTAACCAGCATCCTCGTGCTGCTCTGCGACCAGCCCCATGTTACGCCTACCCTGTTGCGGCAGCTCGTGGTAACGCAGCTGGCCACCCAACAGCCCATTGTGGCTGCCGAGTACGGTTCCGTGCGCGGAGTACCAGTATTATTCGCGGAGAGCGTGCTGCCATTGCTACGCGCCCTACCCGACGCGGCCGGGGCACAACAGTTGCTGCGCCAACACCCAGAGTGGGTAGCCACTGTACCGTTTCCGGCGGGTGCAGTTGATGTGGATACGGAGGCGCAATATGCAGCTTTGCTGCGCGGCGAGGAGATATTGTAA